The Kryptolebias marmoratus isolate JLee-2015 linkage group LG21, ASM164957v2, whole genome shotgun sequence genome segment TCAAAACAAAGTTAATGACTGCTAATGAGAGCCTGGGACCCCCTGGAGACACAATCCCCCGTCTTCCCCTTCATTCTTCTTCAGCCGCTTTTTGTTCATCAGTTTGCTTTCAGCAACCcaacttctgcacactttgcgCCATTTTAGCTGATcttatatcaaaacgttcagctcattcaggagatggctgctgtgacttttggttttggcaacttttgtacttttcaaaatacttaactttatttagaaatatttttaccATATAAATACATTGAGATTTATTCACCTCATAAAAAAAACgttctctttgaaatcagcttcagcagatactgtttttatctccttATGCAACTTTCAGCTAGCGTTATGTTACTTTTAATTAGcgttttgcaactttttagtttttaactagcatttagctagtatTTAGCTCTTTTTAGCTAgcaatttgctgcttttagctagctttttgttactttaaactAGGATTCTGCTcctttgtagcttttagctaatctcatcacttagtttttcttttagctctgCTACTTtgagttagccttttgctacatttagcttatAGCTACCATTTTGTTACAATTACCTAGTGatttgctacttatagctttGAGCTAGCAGTTAGCTTTTACcttgtgttttgctcatttttagcatttagcttgttttctgttgttttttttagctttaactcagttttagcttcttcagtaaacttcagctgttattCATCCTCTACTTTAGCTCGTTTTTTGTCCCACTCTTACAgtttctgtgcagaaaaacgccaaacaagcttttaaaatccaaacggtaaatatttttgtttaatcttcaCGTCTTCTGTTCTAGTTCCCATCTACGTGCCGTTCCTGATCGTGGGCTCCGTCTTTGTGGCCTTCGTCGTGGTGGGCTCCCTGGTCGCGGTGTGTTGCTGCCGCTGCCTCAAGCCGAAGCAGGAGCTGTCGTCGTCGGGGGCCACGGGGGGCGGGGCCACCAGCGGGCGCCTCCTGGAAACCATCCCCATGATGGCGAACACCTCCAGGGGCTCGTCGtcgagacagtccagcacagcCACCNNNNNNNNNNNNNNNNNNNNNNNNNNNNNNNNNNNNNNNNNNNNNNNNNNNNNNNNNNNNNNNNNNNNNNNNNNNNNNNNNNNNNNNNNNNNNNNNNNNNNNNNNNNNNCCTGGTGCGGGCTCAGGCCTCCTGCTGCCTTCCCCCGGACGCCAGCGTCTTCGTCAACATGCCCACCAACTTCTCCGTTCTCAACTGCCAGCAGGCCACGCAGATCATGCCCCACCAGGGACAGTTCATGCACCCGCAGTACATCGGCTACGCCCACCCCGTCTCCCCAGCCTTTTTAGACCCCAGCCAGGGCGGGTACAGACCCCTTCAGTCCCCCTGTCCCCCCACCGCTGGGTCCAGTGACCAGAAATACCCTCCAGTGACAGTCTGATGAGGGACCACGCTACGCTCTGCTGCAAAAACTGACTCGTGAAGTTTAACCTTTTCGATGGATTCAGCAGAGAATTTTGGTTCTTCCTGCCAGAGcggataaaaacaaacatttaaacagtctGCTGGCAGCGAGGCCCTCCctgatgttgtgtgtgtgtatctgtttgGAGTTTCATGTGATCTGTGAGCTAAGCTCGGCCTGTGGCGGTGAAGCTGTTCGCTGTATTGAAGTCGAAACCGAAAGCTGGGAGATGTGCAGCTCAGATAAAGTCTGCAGGGTTGTGAAAAAACGGATCATACagccccaattctgaaaaagttaggGCGTTgagtaaaatgaaaacaaaaaaacagaaaatagtttgcaaattttattcacaatggaaacatcaaatgtttaaaccaagaAGTTGTATCTTGTATCTTTTTTGGAAAAGATAGGcgtttttgaatttgatggaagcaacacagttaaaaaagttggaaaattagatgtttacaaactgttgttaaaagaggGGAAGCTTCACAGGAAACGTTGCCCTATCCCaactatttttccttttttagatgcgttgctgccataaaattccaAAACTACCTTATTTTTCCCTTAAAAGTGACACCACgtctcagtttaaacatttgatacgtTTACTACGCTCCactgtgagatttgcaaatgagtgcattctgttttatttacattttacacaaccttTGTGGACGTGGGATGGAATGAGCGATGACTGGATGATTTATGGGCTTGTTTGGGAGACGGATAAGAACACGACCACACGCAGCGCTTGTGCGCACATCTGTGAGCGACCGCTACAACGCGGGacacttctgtttgtgttgaacGCATGAAGAAAGAAAGCGTTTGGATAGGTTTTTATGActgcgtgtgtgagtgtgggaGCGAGAGCGTGAACGTATGAGTGGCTGTGAGGGAGCAGCGCGTAATGGGAAACGCAGGTGGTGTGATGTGAAAGGCTGTTGCAATCTCCCAGTAGGCCGTTTAAACTCTAATGAAGTGAACACAGGACGCAGACTGTGACGCTCCACCTAACTATACAGCTCCCCTCCTGCCACCCAGAgagggaatttaaaaaaaaaaaatggcaaaaacccAAACTGCCCTAAGCAGAAACACACTCTGAGCCTAAAGATACGGACAATATTCACACAAGGATGGAGGTTAATGTTCCTCGGAAGTGTTGCAGCGAGACGCTCTGCCAGTTTTATCCCATCACCTCCTTcctgtgaggtgtgtgtgtgtgtgagaaatcGACACTGACACAGGTCAGTGCACAGCTCCGGGACAAGTCCGAGTCACAGTTTTCCACTCGAGAAAAGGCACAAAAGTGGCAGATTTGAGTTACTaacctgaaagaaaatgaaCGAGGCCCGCGTAATTTTCTGCCGCGGCGGGGTCACTGATaacttggggggggggggggggcNNNNNNNNNNNNgggggggggggggtgcacgCAGCTCCACTGAGCCCCCGAGACGCCCTCAAATAACTCGCACGCCTGGGTCCCTCATCTCTGCACTCCAAGAACTTTGTCTGGAAGATACGGCGTGAGACACATCAGTCAAATGGTTCCGTTTTAGATTCAAAGTGCTTGCTCCCAGTGAAATAGTATCAAATCATGCAGGGAGATGGTTTTcatatgaatttaaaataatttaaaaaaaaaagaataaacacttTTCAAAACAGAAAGCGGTGTTGTATTTCGGCTTATTTGACATTTGgtgctttcaaaaaaaaaaaaatggacttaAAGAGAAAAGTGAGGTGAACGGGTTgaggagagagacagacagaaataccTCCCAGAGATGACAAAAGtgagcagcacagaggaggAACGAGCCAAATGGACAATTTAAGACGTCGTTGATGTGGAGGGGTGGCTTTGATTGGCTCCCACACAGACTGGCTGGAGAGGAGCTGAAAATGGATTCTCCATACCGCCGCAGCTGGAGCCGGCCACGTCCAGGAAGGTGGGTGGGAAAGAAATCTCCAATCGAGGGGAGAGTAATCCCCTAACAATCTGTCTACGCTGACACCCCTGAGCTTAAAAAAGGAGCCTGGGAGGGCTTTGAATCTGGTAATACATGCATTTCATGTCgaatagtttgttgttttttgtttctcattttcaggatgaaaagtaaaacctgcagcttctccgGAGCTACGGTTAAACTCAAAAAGACCTGCACGAGTGcacaaaatgagtcaaaacaCAAAGACGGTTTGGTCAGGCCATGGATTGATTAGATTTAATGATTAGGACTTGGATTCCTGAACCAGAGTGTCCTCAACACGGAGCACACAGACAACGGACTCGACATTCAGacaagagcagagaaacacatgATCCATGCGAGCGCCTCAGCTGAATCCCATCTGTTTAGGATAATATTGCCtcttaaataagtaaaaaaaaaaaaaatacaaatgcataCACGAGAATGTccactttaataataaaaaaataaaggaaatgttCAGTTAAGAGGGGGAATGGAAGTATTAAGATCCAGGCATGATGCTTTTAGATCGGCTGGCGACGTTAGACGGGGGCATCAAGAGtcatgggaaaaataaaagaaagaggaaaataaactgCTGAGAATGAGGAGGACAGACATGGAGGCTGCAGAGCTGCTATGAGATGTAACGATAGGAAGCAAGAAGTGTGAGataaacaggaggaggaggaggaggtctcaggaGGGGCTGCAGCAGGGTGGTGGTCCAGTTCGGGGTGAGCGTTTCGCCTCATTGGCATCTCCGTGGTGTTTGGCAGTGAAGCTCGGTGCTGCGATGGAGCAAAAagggatggaggaggagggaggagggaagaAGGGGTGTAGCTTGGGCTGATCCTCTGCCTGCCCCCCCCTTCCTCTCTTCTGAATGATTATTTCGACATCCTCTTCTGCATCGGCGTGACGACAGGAGCGAGAGCACACATggacagacacatgcacacaaacacagcaccGGTGTGCGCGGACGTACATgcacaggcagacacacacacacacacacacacacacgtggacAAACAGCAGCGTGATGCAAACCCAGTCCGAGGTGCAAACAAGTAGCAGTCTCTGAGTTTGGCTCGTCAGTGCGTGGATACGATTTGCTCATGCCTGTGCAGCTTTTAGTAAGTTTCAGTGCTCGCTCTCCGTCCAGTTCTCCATTCGCCACACTCGCAGCCTCCACCCCTCAAACCGTGTCCCCCCCCACACCACCCGGGCACCTCCGCAAGGGGGACACGTCATTGTTCCAGTAAGGCCACAGCAGAGGTCGGTCACCCGGCGTTTGGGCGTTGCTTAAGTTAGTCTCCGCTGTCGCCTGGACAATGATTGCTACATTTAGCCAAAGCTTCGATCGGGGTGGGGGGGCTAGAGGCTGGGGCGCTGGCGGGTGGTGTCGTAGGAGCGAACGACCTGGGACTGGGACACCACGCCATGCTCCTCCTGAGAGAAGGCGTAGCCATCTGCAGGAAGACAGAAGGGGACATAAATGTCCGCATTTTACTCTAATCAAGAAAAATTTCATTCAGTTATATGAAGACTTTTACTTTGGATGTTTTGAACAATGAATACTTAGTCATCACCATGTATTTATTATCCAAACAACATTTGGACAAATGAAATGGacttaaaactgtatttaaattgCTAATTCTTTTGCTCACAACAGAATTTAAAACCCACTGATGCTCAGACATATCAGCGGTTCTCAGACAGTTAAGCTTcattactaaaaaacaaaaatgacaaagactCATAAGAATAACTGCTGCTGAAGTAAAGAATTATCTCTAAAAGCCACTTAAAAGAGGACATAATTACAAACATCTTTAATGCTTTCTTCCCCTTTATggctgctgttttttgtgtaaatattatacaagcatttatttaaaaatgtaaccCTTCATGACCTGCTTCACGAATCATTTTGGGAGCCATGgatttgtataatttgtattttatttatgtcaatCACTGAATCCGAGTTTTTATTCTGACCGagctgacgagctaacagctagtcagaccTGGGCCATTACAGTGGATCGCTGCCTATTTGAAACATCTCTAATCTCAAATATTTCAGGGACTCTTTTGCACCACTGCGTTTTTTTACATTCTCCAAACtcaggtcattcaaagagctatctgcaacaggtaagatactaattgtcCACAACCATACGGAACcctgaaagacagaaagcagaTTTAAGTTTTGGATAATGATGAGGACACTCACGGGTCACGGTCTGCTGCACCGAGTTTGAGCGTCCAACACTTGAAGGTGTTTTCCTAAAGACTCTTGTCAGCAGATGGGCCCGTTCGTTTAGACTgcgaaaaagaagcaaagaagaGCACGAATTCAGAGCAcaacaagataaataaaagaaaatgcatcatTTCTCTATAACTTACAACCACACAGCACCGATACGAACTACTGTCATGTATTTTTATATAGTTTACGCTTTGATATATGAGAGTTTAattgctgttttatgtttttaatgtgcaacacaagcagaaaactTCAACCCAATGAGttcaggtccaggaggtgtttGAGACTTCGTGTTTCTGACATTCATTTCAGCCAAACTGTAAGTCAGAAACTGCCTGCGGGGGAAACAGGCCATCCACAGTCAACTCTTCCTCACCCCCCCCCACCGCACCCCTGGCCGCTGCTCTCTCCTCGCCTCACGGCGAAGAGTGGACCCTCTGTTCTGAGACCACACGCCGTCACGGCTCCTCACCTCCCGTGACCAAAAATAACTGAGTCCCTGCCACATTTTACACGCCAACGCACACGCAATCATGAATTTCCCTCCCGCCTCGTCACTGTCACGGCAGCCCTTAAAataatatgcaaagagaggtAAATGTTAAGGACGCTGACCAccactttaaaatgcaaatttaacacctttttaactattttaataTCATTAAATGTCGTAGTTTCGATTAACACTCGATCTACTCTGCAGTGTTGGTTTATTTACTGGTTATGAATTTGCCTCGGGCTGAAATTTGGAACAAGTAAAGACGAATATTTACAGAACCTTTCCTTGACTTTtcgaaaagaaaagaaaagaaaaaaacaccaatttCTTGAGTTTGCTCAAAATGGCTCTGAAAAAGTATGAGGGAGCTGGATGAATGAGGAAGGACTTGAAGCGAAGCGTCGGCATAATTTAGAGCGTCCTTTCTTCAACGGGGACGTTTCTTCCTGAATACCTGCTGGTTCTGAAAGAGCCCGAGGACGTGCTCCGATTTGAACTCTTCCCCTGAGAGAGTCCCGTACTGTACCTTTCCACCCGTTCCCATGCCCACTCCAAGACCTCCCCAGGAAGTGCAAACACAgatgtgctctttttttccacttcgcTCCAGCACTTCACTGCTCACCCTTAAAGTACGTCTCTCTGATCTGAAACGAAGAGGACAGAGGACCTCGCTCTGCTTTTACGAgtcttaaaagcagattttacgCAGGACGAGGCCAAAACCCGAAACATCCCCCAGACTTCTTCAGCTTCCCTTTCTCTCttattctcttttatttaaaaaaggtactCATTCCAAACAATGAActctaacagaaaaaaaatgagatcaaatgtttcagtttgaaagagtttacatCAGTAatgtgcaattctgaaatgcgggtatgcactcagtgtaaacaaagactACGTTGAAGCTCAAATCACGCGACTGACCTACATTTTTCTGGCTGTAGTCTAAGTAGGCAAACAAATATGGCGGAT includes the following:
- the LOC108230330 gene encoding protein shisa-2 (The sequence of the model RefSeq protein was modified relative to this genomic sequence to represent the inferred CDS: added 56 bases not found in genome assembly) translates to MWSVGFPMSVTALVILLLLVLDVKASGEFCHGWQDSQGAWKDGFQCPEKIDAADAIICCGKCELRYCCASTDARLDQGSCENYRQAPEPGAESKENKDSRAVPIYVPFLIVGSVFVAFVVVGSLVAVCCCRCLKPKQELSSSGATGGGATSGRLLETIPMMANTSRGSSSRQSSTATSSSSSAPPAAPRPAPPVAPLVRAQASCCLPPDASVFVNMPTNFSVLNCQQATQIMPHQGQFMHPQYIGYAHPVSPAFLDPSQGGYRPLQSPCPPTAGSSDQKYPPVTV